GGCAGGTCGTCCACCTCGATGAGGGCGGTCTCGAGCGCGAGCATGAGGCGGCTCATCTCTCCTCCCGAGGCCACGCGCCGCAGCGGCGCCGGAGGGAAACCCGGATTCAGGGAGACGAGAAACTCCACCCGTTCGGCGCCGGTCGCCCGGATGTCGCCGTATGCGTCGAGCGCGATCTCGAGACGGCCTCCCCGGAGACCGAGTTCGGGGAGCGCGGCCGTCACCGCTTCGGCGAGCGCGCGGGCCGCCAGTCGGCGCCGGTCGGAGAGTTCGGACGCCAGCGCGGCCAGTTCGGCGGACGCCGCCTCCCGCGCCGCTTCGAGGCGCTCGATCTCTTCATCGGCCCCTCGCACGGTTTCCAACTCGCGCCGCGCCTCCACGCCCGCGCGGATCACATCCTCCAGCGTGCCGCCGTACTTGCGCTTGAGCCGGTAGAGGAGGTCCTGCCGGACGCGGATTTCGTCGAGCCGTCGAGGGTCGTGCTCGATCGCGTCGCGGTAGGGAGCCAGGCTCCGGCCAAGCTCCTCCACGTTGCGGAGCGCCGCCTCGAGCAGGTCGCGGAAGGGGCCGGCCTCGCGGTCGATCGCGACGAGGGCCTCGAGGCGCGCCGCGAACTCGCCCAACCGGTCGACGATCGACCCCTCGGCCTCGTATAGCCCGTGGTGCAGCGAGCCCGAGAGTTCGATCAGCTCTTCGGAGTGCGAGAGGCGGCGGGCCTCCGACTCGAGCGCCTCATCTTCGTCCGGTTCGAGCCCGGCTGCGGCGATCTCGTCCCGCTTGAAGCGCAGGTAGTCCGCCCGTTCACGCCCCTCGCGCGCCGCGCGCCGCGTGTCCTCCAGGCGCCCCTCGATGCCGTGCACCCGTCCGTAAGCGGCCGCCGTCCGGGCCGCCAGCGTCTCGTGCCGGCCGTGGGCGTCCAGGATCCGCCGCTGCCACGCGCGATCCAGGAGCCGCTGGTGATCGTGCTGACCGTGGAGGTCGAGGAGCCGGCCACCGAACTCGCGCAGCCTCCCGGCCGTGGACGGTGAGCCGTTGACCCATGACCGGTGCCGGCCCTCGCGGCGCAACTCGCGGCACAGGATGAGCCAGCCGTCCTCGTGATCGACGCCCGCGTCCTCGCACAGCGTCCGCAGTCCCTCGATGTCCTCGATCTCGAACCGGCCCTCGATGCGGGCGGACCCGGCGCCCGCCCGGATCATGTCCTGCGACGGCCGCCCTCCGACGAGGAGCGCGAGCGCTTCGACGAGGAGCGACTTCCCCGCTCCCGTCTCGCCGCTGAGCACGCTGAGGCCCGGTCCGAATTCAAGGGTGGCTTCCTCGACCACGGCGAAGTTCCGGACGCGAAGCTCCCTCAGCACTCTGGTTCTTCTCCGTCCCCCCCGGACAGGGGCGCGGGGTGCTCGCGGACGTCGCCCCACCGCAGCTTCCGCCTCAGGACGCTGAAGAACGAGTGGCGGGGCAGCCGGACCAGCCCCACGGCGTGTCTCGAGCGGGCGACCTCCACGCGATCCCCCACCGACAGGCGACAGCCCGGCTGTCCGTCGACGGTCAGTTGCAGGTCGTGGTCCCCCGAGAGGAGTTCGACGGAGATCCGCGTGTCCCCCGAAAACACGACCGGGCGCACGGCAAGGGTGTGCGGCGAAATGGGCGTCGCGACGATGCCCTCCATCGTCGGCGAAACGATGGGGCCGCCCGCGGAGAGGCTGTAGGCCGTCGAGCCCGTGGCCGTGGCGAGGATG
This genomic stretch from Candidatus Palauibacter scopulicola harbors:
- the recN gene encoding DNA repair protein RecN, giving the protein MLRELRVRNFAVVEEATLEFGPGLSVLSGETGAGKSLLVEALALLVGGRPSQDMIRAGAGSARIEGRFEIEDIEGLRTLCEDAGVDHEDGWLILCRELRREGRHRSWVNGSPSTAGRLREFGGRLLDLHGQHDHQRLLDRAWQRRILDAHGRHETLAARTAAAYGRVHGIEGRLEDTRRAAREGRERADYLRFKRDEIAAAGLEPDEDEALESEARRLSHSEELIELSGSLHHGLYEAEGSIVDRLGEFAARLEALVAIDREAGPFRDLLEAALRNVEELGRSLAPYRDAIEHDPRRLDEIRVRQDLLYRLKRKYGGTLEDVIRAGVEARRELETVRGADEEIERLEAAREAASAELAALASELSDRRRLAARALAEAVTAALPELGLRGGRLEIALDAYGDIRATGAERVEFLVSLNPGFPPAPLRRVASGGEMSRLMLALETALIEVDDLPVLVFDEIDAGIGGEVAHRVAARLVRLSAAHQVLVVTHLAQIAARADAHYSVGKVTEAEGARTSVRVLTGGERVHEVARMLGGDPASHASRAHAEELLAGRL